The following proteins are encoded in a genomic region of Pyrus communis chromosome 11, drPyrComm1.1, whole genome shotgun sequence:
- the LOC137707480 gene encoding mitochondrial phosphate carrier protein 3, mitochondrial-like → MALSDKQSRQALIPSFLYSSSSSIALEKMLYARPNGGFTPNATVEGASARKGLVIPSPSEPLGKIEMYSPSFYAACTFGGILSCGLTHMAVTPLDLVKCNMQIDPAKYKSITSGFGILLKEQGVKGFFRGWVPTLLGYSAQGACKFGFYEFFKKYYSDLAGPEFAAKYKTLIYLAGSASAEVIADVALCPFEAVKVRVQTQPGFARGLSDGLPKFVRSEGALGLYKGLVPLWGRQIPYTMMKFASFETIVEMIYKYAIPRPKSECSKSLQLGVSFAGGYVAGVFCAIVSHPADNLVSFLNNAKGATVGDAVKKIGVVGLFTRGLPLRIVMIGTLTGAQWGIYDAFKVFVGLPTTGGAPPPVAAASELAKV, encoded by the exons ATGGCTCTCTCAGACAAGCAGTCGCGTCAGGCTCTGATCCCGAGCTTCCTCTACAGCTCCTCATCCTCCATCGCGCTGGAGAAGATGCTCTATGCCAGGCCTAACGGCGGCTTCACGCCGAATGCCACCGTCGAAGGAGCCTCCGCTAGGAAGGGCCTCGTCATTCCGTCGCCCAGCGAGCCCTTGGGGAAGATCGAGATGTACTCGCCTTCCTTCTACGCTGCCTGTACGTTTGGAGGAATTCTCAGCTGTGGTCTCACTCACATGGCCGTCACTCCCCTTGACCTCGTCAAGTGCAATATGCAG aTTGATCCGGCAAAGTACAAAAGCATCACATCTGGTTTTGGAATTCTGCTCAAGGAGCAGGGAGTTAAGGGCTTTTTCAGGGGATGGGTGCCTACCCTCCTTGGTTACAGTGCTCAGGGTGCCTGCAAGTTTGGATTCTATGAGTTTTTCAAGAAGTACTACTCTGACCTTGCTGGACCAGAGTTTGCTGCCAAGTACAAGACCTTGATCTACCTTGCTGGTTCTGCATCTGCTGAGGTCATTGCCGATGTTGCTCTTTGCCCCTTTGAGGCAGTCAAGGTCCGTGTGCAAACTCAGCCTGGATTTGCTAGAGGTTTGTCAGATGGACTTCCGAAGTTTGTCAGATCTGAAGGTGCTCTTGG GTTGTACAAGGGTCTTGTTCCACTATGGGGACGTCAAATTCCAT ACACCATGATGAAGTTTGCCTCATTTGAAACAATTGTGGAGATGATCTATAAATATGCCATCCCTAGACCTAAGAGCGAGTGCTCCAAATCTTTGCAGCTTGGTGTGAGTTTTGCTGGTGGATACGTGGCCGGTGTATTCTGTGCTATTGTATCTCATCCTGCTGACAATCTTGTCTCTTTCCTCAACAATGCCAAGGGAGCAACAGTTGGTGAT GCTGTGAAGAAGATTGGAGTGGTTGGTCTTTTTACCCGTGGGCTTCCTCTTCGTATTGTCATGATTGGAACTCTTACTGGAGCTCAGTGGGGTATCTATGATGCATTCAAAGTTTTTGTCGGGCT GCCAACAACTGGTGGTGCTCCCCCTCCAGTTGCTGCTGCTTCTGAGCTTGCTAAGGTGTAA
- the LOC137709456 gene encoding pentatricopeptide repeat-containing protein At3g26782, mitochondrial-like has product MKISKSSFCLIRRHQHSVSVNNLNLTTWFNKYVDKDDVASWNSVIADLARSGDSLEALRAFSSMRKLSLRPNRSSFPCAIKSCSALLDLHSGKQAHQQALVFGFESDLFVSSALIDMYSRCGRLTDAWKLFDTIPHRNVVTWTSMITGCVQNDDACQALSLFKELLIEEIDNEDVSLDPVVLVSVLSACSRVSSKGLAQTVHGLVVKRGFDGYLWVGNTLMDAYAKCGELELVRKVFDGMSQKDLVSWNSMIATYAQSGLSSEAWQVFYGMARDGDVHYNAVTLSTLLLACAHAGPLLVGKSIHDQVLKKGLEENVIVSTSIIDMYCKRGRVDLARKAFDCMKEKNVRTWTAMVAGYGMHGRAKEALEVFYKMIRDGVTPNYITFVSLLNACSHAGLLEQGWYWFNAMSREFSVEPGIEHYGCMVDLLGRSGDLNKAYDLIKGMRIMPDCVVWGSFLGACRVHKNVRFAEISARKLFELDPHNCGYYILLSNIYADAGRWEDVERMRVLMKNRGLVKPPGFSLVELRGIVHLFLVGDREHPQHEKIYEYLEKLTIKLQEVGYAPNISSVLHDVDEEEKEMVLRVHSEKLAVAFGIMNSVPGATIQIIKNLRVCANCHTVIKLITKVVDREIVVRDSKRFHHFRNGLCSCGDYW; this is encoded by the exons atgaagatttcaaaatcGAGTTTTTGTCTCATCCGCAGACACCAACATTCGGTCTCAGTTAACAACCTCAACCTCACAACCTGGTTCAACAAATACGTCGACAAAGACGATGTCGCTTCCTGGAACTCCGTCATTGCCGACTTGGCCCGGAGCGGCGACTCCCTCGAAGCCCTCCGGGCATTTTCGTCCATGCGAAAGCTTTCCCTCAGACCAAACCGCTCCTCCTTCCCCTGCGCCATCAAATCCTGCTCGGCTTTGCTGGACCTTCACTCCGGCAAGCAAGCTCACCAGCAGGCGTTGGTCTTCGGCTTTGAGTCCGATCTCTTTGTCTCCTCTGCCCTTATCGATATGTACTCCAGATGCGGTCGATTGACGGATGCATGGAAACTGTTCGATACAATTCCTCACAGGAACGTGGTTACTTGGACGTCAATGATCACCGGGTGCGTCCAGAACGACGACGCCTGCCAAGCCTTGTCTCTCTTTAAAGAGTTGTTGATCGAGGAAATTGACAATGAGGATGTTTCTTTAGATCCTGTTGTTCTGGTTTCTGTTCTGTCGGCTTGTTCTCGAGTGTCAAGTAAGGGACTTGCTCAAACTGTTCATGGGTTGGTGGTGAAGAGAGGCTTTGATGGGTATTTATGGGTTGGGAATACTTTGATGGATGCATATGCCAAATGCGGCGAGCTCGAGCTTGTTAGAAAGGTGTTTGATGGAATGTCTCAAAAGGATTTGGTTTCTTGGAACTCCATGATTGCAACTTATGCACAGAGTGGATTATCTTCTGAGGCATGGCAAGTCTTCTACGGAATGGCAAGGGATGGTGACGTCCACTACAATGCCGTGACGTTGTCCACTTTGTTATTAGCTTGTGCACATGCTGGGCCTCTGCTAGTTGGGAAGTCTATACATGATCAG GTTCTGAAAAAGGGCTTGGAAGAGAATGTGATAGTGTCTACCTCTATTATCGACATGTACTGCAAACGTGGGAGAGTTGACTTGGCAAGGAAGGCATTTGATTGCATGAAGGAGAAGAATGTCAGGACATGGACTGCCATGGTTGCAGGTTATGGAATGCATGGCCGTGCCAAAGAAGCGTTGGAGGTCTTCTATAAGATGATAAGAGATGGTGTGACACCAAATTACATAACATTTGTGTCACTTCTAAATGCTTGCAGCCATGCTGGTCTATTAGAACAAGGTTGGTATTGGTTTAATGCCATGAGCCGTGAATTCAGTGTAGAACCTGGAATTGAGCACTATGGGTGCATGGTTGATCTTCTTGGACGTTCTGGTGATCTTAACAAGGCTTATGATTTAATAAAGGGAATGAGGATCATGCCAGATTGTGTTGTCTGGGGTTCATTTCTTGGGGCTTGCAGGGTACACAAAAATGTGAGATTTGCAGAGATTTCTGCAAGAAAACTGTTTGAGCTTGACCCTCATAATTGTGGGTACTACATCTTGCTTTCAAATATATATGCCGATGCTGGGAGATGGGAAGATGTTGAGAGGATGAGAGTACTCATGAAGAATCGTGGGTTGGTAAAACCTCCTGGATTCAGTTTGGTTGAACTGAGAGGTATTGTGCATTTATTTTTAGTTGGAGACAGAGAGCATCCTCAGCATGAGAAGATTTATGAGTACTTGGAAAAACTGACAATCAAGCTGCAAGAGGTTGGCTATGCACCCAATATCAGTTCAGTTCTTCATGACGTTGATGAGGAAGAGAAGGAAATGGTCCTAAGAGTACATAGTGAGAAGCTGGCCGTTGCCTTTGGAATCATGAATTCTGTACCTGGTGCGACGATTCAGATAATCAAGAATCTCCGAGTTTGTGCCAATTGTCATACTGTTATTAAGTTGATTACGAAGGTTGTTGATCGGGAAATTGTAGTCAGAGATTCAAAGCGGTTTCATCACTTCAGGAATGGGTTGTGTTCTTGTGGAGATTATTGGTGA